A single region of the Raphanus sativus cultivar WK10039 chromosome 1, ASM80110v3, whole genome shotgun sequence genome encodes:
- the LOC108839151 gene encoding uncharacterized protein LOC108839151: MDYSLAAVKMLLSQLRDAKPTPSQNATALGGVLFQRAWLQGVLVSDPVTSGGRMVLDDGTGLVELGLSSDFALRQWKSGMYLMVVGVYHIRTGEIPLLKVHKMVDLSGSPDREAMWYLEVMDAYRLFYEPLIQEFS, translated from the exons ATGGACTACAGCTTAGCGGCGGTGAAGATGCTTCTCTCCCAGCTCCGGGACGCTAAACCGACTCCTTCTCAGAACGCCACCGCCCTAGGCGGTGTACTCTTCCAACGCGCTTGGTTACAG GGCGTTTTGGTCTCCGATCCGGTTACATCCGGTGGACGTATGGTCCTAGATGACGGCACAGGTCTCGTCGAGCTCGGCCTCTCCAGCGACTTTGCCCTCCGTCAATGGAAATCAG GGATGTACCTGATGGTTGTTGGTGTGTACCATATTCGTACCGGAGAGATACCTCTGCTTAAG GTTCATAAGATGGTAGACCTGTCGGGAAGCCCGGATCGTGAAGCCATGTGGTATCTAGAAGTCATGGACGCATACAGACTCTTCTATGAGCCCTTGATCCAAGAGTTCTCTTAA